The Chryseobacterium aureum genome contains a region encoding:
- a CDS encoding thiamine pyrophosphate-dependent enzyme produces the protein MAKNIAEQIVEMLEDANVKRIYAVTGDSLNHLNIAVKKSSIQWIHVRHEEVGAYAAAAEAELDGLAVCAGSCGPGHVHLINGVYEAHRSHVPMLVIASTIPSDEMGMDYFQETNTIKLFDDCSYYNQMITRPEQVQRTVQTAIQHAISKKGVAVIGLPGDVSELDAEEGSTSTQIFKTNPVIRPSDDELKNLSELINASKKVTLYCGIGAAEARDEVISLSNLLKAPVGYSFRGKMAIQPNNPNEVGLTGLLGFPSAYHAMHEADLVILLGTDFPYQKFMPVKNKIVQIDESPERLGRRAKLELGLTGDIKETIKALLPLLEEKTDVHFLNEQLAFYDKVKEGQLEYVKDFGKENAIQPEYVAHTLDRLAKHDAIFTVDTGMCCVWGARFITGTGERKMLGSFNHGSMANAMPMAIGAALAHPEKQVIALCGDGGLSMLLGDMATIFQYKLPVKLIVFNNRALGMVKLEMEVGGMPDNETDMINPDFAMVAHAMGYPGKNVHLPEDVEGAIKECLDYNGPYLLNIFTNPNALALPPKIEFDQIMGMTKSMAQLMLGGKMDEVFETVKTNYKHIKGLL, from the coding sequence ATGGCCAAAAACATAGCAGAGCAGATTGTTGAAATGCTCGAAGATGCCAATGTGAAAAGAATTTATGCAGTAACCGGCGACAGTCTCAACCATCTGAATATTGCAGTTAAAAAAAGCAGTATCCAGTGGATTCATGTAAGGCATGAAGAAGTGGGAGCTTATGCCGCCGCCGCGGAGGCTGAACTTGATGGCTTGGCTGTATGTGCAGGAAGTTGTGGCCCCGGTCACGTTCATTTGATCAATGGAGTTTATGAAGCGCACCGCTCCCATGTCCCGATGTTGGTAATAGCATCCACAATTCCGAGCGATGAAATGGGAATGGATTATTTTCAGGAAACCAATACCATAAAACTTTTTGACGACTGCAGCTACTACAACCAGATGATTACAAGGCCGGAGCAGGTGCAGAGAACAGTTCAGACGGCCATTCAGCACGCCATTTCCAAAAAAGGAGTAGCTGTCATAGGCCTTCCGGGGGATGTTTCTGAGCTGGATGCCGAAGAAGGTTCTACTTCTACTCAAATCTTTAAAACAAATCCTGTTATAAGGCCTTCAGATGACGAGTTGAAAAATCTATCCGAACTGATTAATGCAAGTAAAAAAGTAACCCTCTATTGTGGAATAGGTGCTGCCGAAGCCCGTGATGAAGTAATAAGCTTATCCAATCTGCTAAAAGCTCCTGTAGGGTATTCATTCCGTGGGAAAATGGCTATACAGCCTAATAATCCAAACGAGGTGGGACTAACAGGGTTATTAGGGTTTCCTTCGGCGTATCACGCCATGCACGAGGCAGATCTTGTGATTCTTTTGGGAACAGATTTTCCGTATCAAAAATTCATGCCTGTAAAAAATAAAATAGTACAGATTGATGAGAGCCCCGAAAGATTAGGAAGAAGGGCAAAGCTGGAATTAGGACTTACAGGAGACATCAAAGAAACCATTAAAGCATTACTGCCTTTGTTGGAAGAAAAAACAGATGTCCATTTCCTGAATGAACAGCTGGCATTTTATGATAAAGTAAAAGAAGGTCAGCTGGAATATGTAAAGGATTTTGGAAAAGAGAACGCTATTCAGCCGGAATATGTAGCGCATACTTTAGACAGACTTGCCAAGCACGATGCTATTTTTACGGTAGACACCGGAATGTGCTGCGTGTGGGGTGCCCGTTTTATTACGGGAACCGGTGAAAGGAAAATGCTGGGGTCATTCAATCATGGATCTATGGCGAATGCGATGCCAATGGCCATTGGGGCAGCCTTAGCCCATCCCGAAAAACAGGTCATTGCTCTGTGTGGAGACGGAGGATTATCCATGTTATTGGGAGATATGGCTACCATTTTTCAGTATAAATTACCCGTAAAACTGATTGTGTTTAACAACAGAGCTTTGGGAATGGTAAAACTGGAAATGGAAGTAGGCGGTATGCCTGATAATGAAACTGATATGATTAACCCGGACTTTGCAATGGTAGCGCACGCCATGGGTTATCCGGGCAAAAATGTACACCTGCCGGAAGACGTGGAAGGCGCCATCAAAGAATGTTTAGATTATAACGGCCCTTATCTCCTCAATATCTTTACCAATCCCAATGCGCTTGCGCTTCCGCCAAAAATTGAATTTGACCAGATCATGGGTATGACAAAGTCTATGGCCCAATTGATGCTGGGCGGAAAAATGGATGAGGTTTTCGAAACGGTAAAGACTAATTATAAACATATTAAAGGTCTTCTGTAA
- the lysA gene encoding diaminopimelate decarboxylase: MNSKELLKIANEFGTPVYVYDAESIKVQYEKLTSSFLKHTKFFYAAKALTNINILKYVKNLGASLDCVSINEVKLGLKAGFPKEKILFTPNCVDLAEIEEAMTFGVHINIDNISILEQFGNKYGNTYPILVRINPHIFAGGNYKISTGHIDSKFGISIHQVRHIERVMKSTNLNVEGLHMHTGSEIKDPDVFLQALDIMLELSEHFPNLKYLDMGSGFKIPYQDSEEETDVRTLGKKVEKVISEFSKSTGKKFELWFEPGKFLVGKSGYLLVKANVIKQTTATVFVGVNSGFNHLIRPMFYDSYHMIENLSNPKGAERIYTVVGNICETDTFAWDRKLNEVREGDILAFHNAGAYGFEMSSNFNSRLKPAEVLFLDGKAHLIRKRDEFEDLLRNQIEIVM; this comes from the coding sequence ATGAATTCAAAAGAATTATTAAAGATTGCCAATGAGTTTGGCACCCCGGTGTATGTTTATGATGCGGAATCCATCAAAGTTCAATACGAAAAACTTACATCTTCTTTTTTAAAACATACAAAGTTCTTCTATGCAGCGAAGGCGTTGACCAACATCAATATCCTTAAGTATGTCAAGAACCTGGGCGCTTCCTTGGATTGTGTATCCATCAATGAAGTTAAGCTGGGACTCAAGGCAGGATTTCCAAAAGAAAAGATATTGTTCACTCCCAACTGTGTTGATCTGGCTGAAATAGAGGAAGCAATGACTTTTGGAGTTCATATAAACATTGATAATATTTCTATTCTTGAGCAGTTCGGGAATAAATACGGAAACACCTATCCGATTTTAGTACGAATCAATCCGCATATCTTTGCCGGGGGTAACTATAAAATTTCTACAGGACATATCGACAGCAAGTTCGGTATTTCTATTCACCAGGTTCGTCACATCGAAAGAGTGATGAAAAGTACAAACCTGAATGTGGAAGGTCTTCATATGCACACGGGAAGCGAGATCAAAGATCCGGATGTCTTTCTTCAGGCTTTAGATATCATGCTGGAGCTTTCCGAGCATTTTCCCAACCTGAAATACCTGGATATGGGAAGCGGTTTCAAAATTCCTTATCAGGACAGCGAAGAAGAAACTGATGTAAGAACATTAGGGAAAAAGGTAGAAAAAGTAATTTCCGAGTTTTCAAAATCTACAGGAAAAAAATTCGAATTATGGTTTGAGCCGGGGAAATTCTTAGTAGGGAAAAGCGGATATCTATTGGTGAAAGCTAACGTGATTAAGCAGACTACAGCTACAGTTTTCGTTGGAGTGAATTCCGGATTCAACCATTTGATCCGTCCCATGTTTTACGATTCTTACCATATGATTGAGAACTTATCCAATCCGAAAGGAGCAGAAAGAATTTATACTGTGGTGGGAAACATCTGCGAAACAGACACCTTCGCCTGGGACAGAAAACTGAATGAAGTAAGAGAAGGAGATATTCTAGCTTTCCACAATGCGGGGGCCTATGGTTTTGAAATGAGTTCCAACTTCAACTCGAGATTAAAGCCAGCAGAAGTGCTATTCCTAGACGGAAAAGCTCATTTGATCCGTAAAAGAGATGAATTTGAAGATCTGTTGAGAAATCAGATCGAAATAGTCATGTAA
- a CDS encoding 3'-5' exonuclease, producing MYSIIDIESNGAGYRNECIIDIAIYRYDGQKITDQFISLVNPEGDITPFVQKLTSITPKMVKTAPKFHEIAKRVIEITQNTTLVGHNIDFDYRMLRQSFKRLGYDFKINTLDTIPLAKKLIPDEVSYSLGKLVKSLGIPLTNHHRAEGDARATLELFKLLVSKDTENEIIQKQHDESNAKTYINKIKELTQDLPNDKGFVYFQDEAGRIMFSDYVQDINKFSKKVFNSKSKKWEQIQKDVEQINFELTGTDIIAKLILNSKNIKKKEVLPFGLYFRNNKYLVEKNTLNKTEKPVLKFRSFTQGTKAVQFIGSQEEFKDISVLKQKIEFRKRNELWLGQGRKLGEKLFLIIENGKVVSFGFYELFTQIQTLSKLAKLKIDLPLSSADLNNELQLALLRSDFETLPLPK from the coding sequence ATGTATTCAATTATAGATATAGAAAGTAATGGTGCAGGTTATAGAAATGAATGCATTATAGATATCGCCATCTACAGATATGACGGTCAGAAAATTACGGACCAGTTTATATCCCTTGTCAATCCTGAAGGTGATATCACTCCTTTTGTACAGAAGCTGACCAGTATTACCCCGAAAATGGTCAAAACGGCTCCGAAATTTCACGAAATTGCCAAAAGAGTTATCGAAATCACTCAAAATACCACGTTGGTAGGGCATAATATCGACTTTGATTACAGGATGCTCCGCCAATCATTCAAAAGACTTGGCTATGATTTTAAAATCAATACTTTAGATACCATTCCGTTAGCTAAAAAACTGATTCCTGATGAAGTAAGTTATTCACTTGGAAAATTGGTGAAATCACTGGGGATTCCTTTGACCAATCATCACAGAGCAGAGGGGGATGCAAGAGCTACGCTGGAACTTTTCAAGCTGTTGGTTTCAAAAGATACTGAGAATGAAATCATTCAGAAACAGCATGATGAATCCAATGCAAAAACGTATATCAATAAGATCAAGGAACTTACTCAGGATCTTCCTAATGATAAAGGGTTTGTCTATTTTCAGGATGAAGCGGGACGTATCATGTTCTCGGATTATGTTCAGGATATCAATAAATTTTCCAAAAAAGTTTTCAATTCCAAATCAAAAAAATGGGAGCAGATCCAAAAAGATGTTGAACAGATTAATTTTGAGCTCACCGGGACTGATATTATAGCGAAGCTGATTCTTAATTCCAAGAATATCAAAAAGAAAGAAGTTTTGCCTTTTGGCTTGTATTTCAGGAATAACAAATATTTGGTTGAGAAAAACACACTCAATAAAACTGAAAAACCTGTTTTGAAATTCAGATCATTCACCCAGGGAACCAAAGCTGTCCAGTTTATTGGCTCCCAGGAAGAATTTAAAGACATTTCCGTGCTGAAACAGAAAATAGAATTCAGAAAAAGAAATGAATTATGGCTGGGCCAGGGAAGAAAGTTAGGTGAAAAATTATTTCTGATAATAGAAAACGGGAAAGTGGTTTCTTTTGGTTTTTACGAACTGTTTACACAGATTCAGACCCTGAGTAAGCTTGCCAAATTAAAAATTGATCTTCCTTTATCTTCCGCAGATCTGAACAACGAACTGCAGCTGGCGCTCCTTCGCAGTGATTTTGAAACACTGCCTCTGCCGAAATGA
- a CDS encoding helicase HerA-like domain-containing protein: protein MADKTQFVEELNARYTPKGEHIILGKGMLDGEVVTEVNVTIPLKTINRHGLIAGATGTGKTKTLQVFAEQLSHAGIPSLVLDIKGDFSGIAEAGEMNPVIEERYAKTQLPYNPQGFPVELMSISGGKGVKLRATVTEFGPVLLSKILELNDTQQSIMSIVFKYCDDKGLPLIDLNDLKKVLQYVTDNAQGKAELAANYGSIASASLGAILRSIVALEQQGAAGFFGELSFDVHDLLETRDGKGVVNILRVADIQNKPQLFSTFMLSLFAEIYMTFPEEGDSGKPKLVLFIDEAHLIFDEASKALLSQIETMVKLIRSKGVGIYFITQIPGDVPENVLSQLGLKIQHALRGFTAKDKKEITKAVENYPTTEYYNASSLIQNLGIGEAFVTALDEKGIPTPLVHTYLISPESRMDVLSDAEISDLTSRSALVAKYEQAVDRESAYEMLANRMEQAAQNPTPAQKAKPVKEEPGMFEQVLQSKAGRTFTTTLMREGAKAILGMFGLGGRRR from the coding sequence ATGGCAGACAAAACACAATTTGTTGAAGAACTCAACGCGAGATACACTCCCAAAGGAGAGCATATAATATTAGGAAAAGGAATGCTGGACGGTGAAGTGGTGACAGAGGTCAATGTAACCATTCCCCTGAAAACCATTAACCGTCACGGCCTTATTGCCGGAGCTACAGGAACAGGAAAAACAAAAACATTACAGGTTTTCGCAGAACAGCTTTCACACGCCGGGATTCCCTCTTTGGTTCTGGATATTAAAGGAGACTTCTCCGGAATTGCAGAAGCGGGTGAGATGAATCCTGTGATTGAAGAAAGATATGCAAAAACACAGCTTCCTTATAATCCGCAGGGTTTTCCGGTAGAGCTGATGAGTATTTCCGGTGGAAAAGGTGTGAAATTAAGAGCTACCGTTACGGAATTCGGACCTGTTTTATTAAGTAAGATTCTTGAGCTTAACGATACTCAGCAAAGTATCATGTCTATTGTTTTCAAATACTGTGATGATAAAGGACTTCCATTAATTGACCTTAATGATCTGAAGAAAGTATTGCAGTATGTAACAGATAATGCGCAGGGAAAAGCTGAGCTGGCAGCCAATTACGGGTCTATTGCCTCAGCATCTCTGGGCGCAATTTTGAGATCTATTGTCGCTTTGGAACAGCAGGGAGCAGCAGGTTTTTTTGGAGAATTAAGCTTTGATGTGCATGATTTACTGGAAACAAGAGACGGAAAAGGTGTTGTTAATATATTAAGAGTAGCAGATATTCAGAATAAGCCACAGCTTTTCTCAACCTTCATGCTGTCACTTTTTGCAGAAATTTATATGACTTTTCCGGAAGAGGGAGACAGCGGCAAGCCAAAGCTGGTGCTGTTCATAGATGAAGCTCACCTGATTTTTGATGAAGCATCCAAAGCGCTTCTTTCACAGATTGAAACCATGGTAAAACTGATCCGTTCCAAAGGAGTAGGAATCTATTTTATTACCCAGATTCCTGGTGATGTTCCGGAAAATGTACTTTCCCAGTTAGGATTGAAAATACAGCATGCCTTAAGAGGCTTTACAGCAAAAGATAAAAAAGAAATTACCAAAGCCGTTGAAAACTATCCTACCACAGAATATTACAATGCTTCCAGCCTGATTCAGAACCTCGGGATTGGAGAAGCATTCGTCACGGCTCTTGATGAAAAAGGGATTCCCACGCCGCTAGTGCATACTTATCTGATCTCTCCGGAATCTAGAATGGATGTATTGAGTGATGCTGAAATCTCAGACCTCACTTCAAGATCAGCACTTGTTGCAAAATATGAGCAGGCTGTTGACAGAGAATCTGCTTATGAGATGCTGGCTAACAGAATGGAACAGGCTGCGCAAAATCCAACTCCAGCCCAAAAGGCAAAACCTGTAAAAGAAGAACCGGGGATGTTTGAACAGGTCTTGCAGAGTAAAGCCGGCCGTACTTTTACTACCACATTAATGAGAGAAGGAGCAAAAGCGATCCTCGGAATGTTTGGTTTGGGAGGCAGAAGAAGATAA
- a CDS encoding MBL fold metallo-hydrolase: MKIEQIYTGCLAQGAYYIVSEKEAVIIDPLREVKPYLDRLEKDNVTLKYIFETHFHADFVSGHLDLSKKTGAPIVYGPTAVPEFDAIIAEDHQIFEIGKVKIKVLHTPGHTMESSTYLLIDENGVETAIFTGDTLFLGDVGRPDLAQKATNLTQEDLAGILYDSLQNKIMPLDDSITVYPAHGAGSACGKNMQKETVDILGNQKRTNYALNQPDKASFIREVLDGLTAPPKYFGMNVALNKGGYESLDIVMNKGLQPVAPEDFEALAEETGALILDTRGAADFHKGFVPNSINIGLKGDFAPWVGTLIVDVKHPLLLVTDEGTEEEVITRLSRVGFDNVIGYLKGSFQAWKNAGYETDEIKRITPAEFAEQFTEKSTVIDVRKLTEYSAEHIDNAYNKPLDTISDWARTIDDAEHFFLHCAGGYRSMIAASILNSHGIRNFTEIEGGFNGIKKTEKFPTTDFVCQSKTS; the protein is encoded by the coding sequence ATGAAAATTGAACAAATATATACGGGCTGTCTGGCTCAGGGTGCCTATTATATTGTATCAGAGAAGGAAGCAGTGATTATAGATCCTTTAAGAGAAGTAAAACCTTACCTGGATCGTCTGGAAAAAGACAATGTCACTTTAAAATATATTTTTGAAACCCACTTCCATGCCGATTTCGTATCAGGGCATTTGGATTTAAGCAAGAAGACAGGTGCTCCCATTGTGTACGGACCTACTGCCGTTCCGGAATTTGATGCTATTATCGCAGAAGATCATCAGATTTTTGAGATCGGAAAAGTAAAAATAAAAGTATTGCACACTCCTGGCCACACCATGGAAAGCAGCACTTATCTTTTAATTGACGAAAATGGTGTTGAAACTGCCATTTTTACAGGGGACACCCTATTTTTAGGAGATGTAGGAAGACCGGATCTTGCGCAGAAAGCAACGAACCTTACTCAGGAAGACCTTGCCGGGATTCTGTATGACAGCCTTCAGAACAAAATCATGCCATTGGATGACAGCATTACGGTTTATCCTGCCCATGGTGCCGGATCTGCCTGTGGAAAAAATATGCAGAAGGAAACAGTAGACATTTTAGGAAACCAAAAGAGAACAAATTACGCACTTAATCAACCTGATAAAGCTTCTTTTATCAGAGAAGTTCTTGATGGATTAACAGCTCCACCGAAATATTTCGGGATGAATGTCGCATTAAACAAAGGTGGATATGAAAGCCTTGATATTGTAATGAACAAAGGGCTACAGCCTGTTGCACCGGAAGATTTCGAGGCATTGGCTGAGGAAACGGGAGCTTTAATTTTAGATACAAGAGGAGCCGCGGATTTCCATAAAGGATTTGTTCCGAACTCCATTAATATAGGACTAAAAGGAGACTTTGCCCCATGGGTAGGAACTCTTATTGTAGATGTAAAACACCCTTTACTGTTGGTTACTGACGAAGGCACCGAAGAAGAAGTCATCACAAGATTAAGCAGAGTGGGCTTTGATAATGTGATAGGATATCTGAAAGGCAGCTTTCAAGCATGGAAGAATGCAGGCTATGAAACGGATGAAATCAAAAGAATCACGCCTGCAGAATTTGCAGAACAGTTTACAGAAAAATCAACGGTAATTGACGTAAGAAAACTGACAGAATATTCCGCGGAGCACATTGACAATGCATACAACAAACCGCTGGACACCATCAGTGACTGGGCCCGTACCATTGATGATGCTGAACACTTCTTCCTGCACTGCGCAGGCGGATACAGAAGCATGATTGCCGCAAGCATTCTTAACTCACACGGAATCAGGAATTTCACTGAAATAGAAGGCGGATTCAACGGAATCAAAAAGACAGAAAAATTTCCGACTACTGATTTTGTATGCCAATCCAAAACATCATAA
- a CDS encoding thioredoxin family protein, whose amino-acid sequence MSQKFQEIIDSERPVLIDFFATWCQPCKVQSSVLNTVKENIGEGARIIKVDVDQYPALAAQYGVRGVPTLAIFKKGEMLWKESGVHDVNTLTQLLQQYA is encoded by the coding sequence ATGTCACAAAAATTCCAGGAAATCATAGACTCCGAAAGACCTGTACTGATTGATTTTTTCGCTACATGGTGCCAGCCTTGTAAGGTACAGTCCTCAGTATTAAATACGGTAAAAGAAAACATTGGGGAAGGAGCCAGAATCATCAAGGTAGATGTAGATCAATACCCCGCGCTGGCAGCTCAATATGGAGTACGTGGAGTCCCTACCCTGGCAATTTTCAAAAAAGGAGAAATGCTATGGAAAGAAAGTGGTGTTCATGATGTGAATACTCTTACACAACTTTTACAGCAATATGCTTAA
- a CDS encoding nitrilase family protein gives MKVVGLNLDIIWKNKTENFRLIENELQNVEADLFLLPEMFSTGFCMDASEVSDRNNESLEFLKKISTQKNAVFCGSAPVEHNGKFYNRMYFVRPDGETSYYDKRHLFSFSGEDKVYTPGKERVVVEYQGIRFLLQVCYDLRFPVFARNNDDYDAVLYVANWPEKRVGAWEHLLKARAIENLSFVFGVNRIGTDGNNLFYQESSHCFFADGKEISQKQRNLVTAELNMEELKDFRTHFQFLNDRDSFYLEF, from the coding sequence ATGAAAGTGGTAGGGCTTAATTTAGATATCATCTGGAAAAATAAAACTGAGAATTTCAGACTCATAGAAAACGAACTGCAAAATGTGGAAGCAGATCTGTTTCTTCTCCCCGAAATGTTTTCAACAGGTTTTTGTATGGATGCATCAGAAGTTTCAGACAGAAATAATGAATCTCTGGAGTTTTTGAAAAAAATCTCAACACAAAAAAATGCAGTTTTCTGTGGAAGTGCTCCTGTGGAACACAACGGAAAGTTTTACAACAGGATGTATTTTGTAAGGCCGGACGGCGAAACGTCTTACTATGATAAAAGGCATTTGTTTTCCTTTTCGGGAGAAGATAAAGTGTATACTCCGGGAAAAGAGAGGGTAGTTGTTGAATATCAAGGAATACGCTTCCTGCTTCAGGTATGCTATGATCTTCGTTTTCCTGTTTTTGCAAGAAATAATGATGACTATGATGCTGTTTTGTATGTTGCCAACTGGCCTGAGAAAAGGGTAGGAGCATGGGAACACTTATTAAAAGCCAGAGCCATTGAAAATTTATCTTTTGTGTTTGGGGTGAACAGAATCGGGACAGATGGTAATAATCTGTTTTATCAGGAAAGTTCTCATTGCTTCTTTGCAGATGGAAAAGAAATATCCCAAAAACAGAGAAATCTTGTAACTGCAGAATTAAATATGGAAGAACTGAAAGATTTCAGAACCCATTTCCAGTTTCTGAATGACAGAGATTCTTTTTATCTTGAATTTTAG
- a CDS encoding DUF6646 family protein, which produces MKKLFFMVMIFFFGAMANAQAWTGKGDQKIQLGLSAWGYGTGITGTYDYGLNKLISVGAGINGYFDNYKNNDKDNRVFVFGRLNFHLQEALNLPAKWDIYPGVDMGVLGKDFGVGAHIGARYFFTEKIGVFAEVGNNGSLGVSFNL; this is translated from the coding sequence ATGAAGAAATTGTTTTTTATGGTGATGATCTTCTTTTTTGGTGCTATGGCCAATGCTCAGGCCTGGACAGGAAAGGGAGATCAGAAAATACAACTGGGGCTGAGCGCCTGGGGATATGGAACCGGAATAACGGGAACATACGACTATGGGCTCAACAAACTTATTTCTGTAGGAGCCGGGATTAATGGCTATTTTGACAATTATAAAAACAACGATAAGGATAATCGTGTTTTTGTTTTCGGAAGACTGAATTTTCATTTACAGGAAGCTTTAAATTTACCCGCGAAATGGGACATTTACCCTGGAGTAGATATGGGAGTGCTTGGAAAAGACTTTGGAGTGGGGGCTCACATAGGAGCCCGCTATTTCTTCACAGAGAAAATAGGGGTATTTGCAGAAGTAGGTAATAATGGCAGCCTCGGGGTTTCTTTCAATTTATAA
- the rseP gene encoding RIP metalloprotease RseP yields MEIAIKLFQFILSISILVLLHELGHFLPAIWFKTRAEKFFLFFDPYFSIFSMKKINGKWQYKFLSRNLPDSEVIEVNGKKEEVPIDISKLPDNDWRKHPEQTKYGIGWLPFGGYVKIAGMVDESMDTAQMKKPAEPWEFRSKPAWQRLIIMLGGVTVNFFLAWLIYSCLSFFNGETYTDITKFKNGIEATSAGKKMGFQNGDKIISVDGKPAERLENTSINILLGDHVTVNRNGQEVTFPVNADGVADVLKQREAKLYITPRVSMVIDSLATPSSQASGLAKGDKIVGINGKKAAFFDEVSTLLSENKGKTVSVDVERNGTLQTLPAVSVDKNGKLGIAIDTKSIAKDIVTNKKYSFGEAIPRGFTRTIEALTTQVKQFKIMFNSKVQGYKNVGGPIAIVKNMPVDKDADGSVKINWVAFWSFTAMFSVWLAFLNLIPIPGLDGGHVLFTLYEIIVGKPVPQKVLENAQMIGVIFLLGMMLLIFGSDIFKVFMGKL; encoded by the coding sequence ATGGAAATAGCAATCAAACTTTTTCAGTTCATTCTGAGCATCTCCATACTTGTGCTTCTTCATGAGCTTGGGCATTTTTTACCCGCAATATGGTTCAAGACCAGAGCAGAGAAGTTTTTCCTGTTCTTTGATCCTTACTTCTCCATATTCTCCATGAAGAAAATCAACGGAAAATGGCAGTATAAGTTTTTATCCAGGAACCTGCCGGATTCTGAAGTCATAGAGGTGAACGGCAAGAAGGAAGAAGTTCCTATCGATATATCAAAGCTTCCGGACAACGACTGGAGAAAGCATCCTGAACAAACCAAATACGGTATCGGATGGCTTCCTTTCGGAGGGTACGTGAAAATTGCAGGAATGGTGGATGAAAGCATGGATACTGCCCAAATGAAAAAACCGGCAGAACCATGGGAATTCAGATCAAAACCGGCCTGGCAGAGGCTTATTATTATGCTGGGCGGGGTTACTGTTAACTTTTTCCTTGCATGGCTAATCTACAGCTGCCTGTCTTTCTTCAACGGAGAAACCTATACGGATATCACGAAATTCAAAAATGGCATTGAAGCCACTTCTGCCGGCAAGAAAATGGGGTTCCAGAATGGTGACAAAATCATCAGTGTAGACGGAAAACCTGCAGAAAGACTTGAAAACACTTCAATCAATATTCTTTTAGGAGACCATGTTACTGTAAACAGAAACGGACAGGAAGTTACTTTCCCCGTCAATGCAGATGGTGTAGCAGATGTCCTTAAACAAAGAGAAGCAAAATTATATATTACGCCAAGAGTTTCTATGGTTATTGATTCTTTGGCTACTCCTTCTTCTCAGGCATCTGGTCTTGCAAAAGGGGACAAAATTGTAGGAATTAATGGTAAGAAAGCGGCTTTCTTTGACGAAGTAAGCACACTTTTAAGTGAAAACAAAGGAAAAACAGTTTCCGTAGATGTTGAAAGAAATGGAACTTTACAGACATTACCTGCAGTTTCTGTGGATAAAAACGGAAAACTGGGCATTGCAATTGATACCAAAAGCATTGCAAAAGACATTGTTACGAATAAAAAATATTCTTTCGGAGAGGCTATTCCACGAGGATTTACAAGAACTATTGAAGCATTAACCACTCAGGTTAAGCAGTTCAAAATTATGTTTAACTCTAAAGTTCAGGGTTATAAGAACGTTGGAGGTCCTATTGCTATTGTAAAAAATATGCCTGTAGATAAAGATGCGGATGGCAGTGTTAAGATCAACTGGGTTGCTTTCTGGAGCTTTACAGCAATGTTCTCTGTATGGCTGGCATTCCTGAACCTTATTCCGATTCCGGGACTTGATGGTGGGCACGTTTTATTTACTTTATATGAAATAATTGTAGGAAAACCTGTTCCGCAGAAAGTTCTGGAAAATGCACAGATGATTGGTGTTATCTTCCTGTTAGGCATGATGTTACTGATCTTCGGAAGCGACATCTTCAAAGTATTCATGGGTAAATTATAA